Proteins encoded by one window of Chaetodon trifascialis isolate fChaTrf1 chromosome 15, fChaTrf1.hap1, whole genome shotgun sequence:
- the rfx1a gene encoding MHC class II regulatory factor RFX1a isoform X3, translating to MATSGYVGEIQPAAQPQGAAVTVTPGQTDASSTPPTAPQFLAEIQTTVVTPTVVTATGQTTPTDQATSITAQKPAAGSQAQSTAQTQPAQTQYVTAEIQGSPTQSGNAQSTPQYIVVTVTEGSLHSSDSVSDSSPPPAVVQTGVPTQVVQQVQTAQQQRSVVQATSQIAKTEPGTQLSVTSLQPVHISPEVQQQLTSVPVQHVYTNQVQYVEGADTNYTTSTIRSSTFPYTDTPLYTQTTATQYYEGQPTSGSQASTPGTPLTVSVTAGTTGGVSMFVAQPTSAAGGGATVVTTGGTTNGAGEGAGTNGGAAGSYVIQGGYMLGGSSGGAAGNSQNYSHTARASPATVSITEGEESSVPSADKKWLLDNYETAEGVSLPRSTLYCHYLLHCQEQKLEPVNAASFGKLIRSVFMGLRTRRLGTRGNSKYHYYGLRIKAGSSLLRLMEDQQHLAMRQQPFSQKQRLKPVHKVEGMTNGTAAGAGQQQQQQQGSGQVDISTQVQQYQQFLDASRALPEFPDIDLQGKSLPEGIELEHIKSFQLLYREHCEAILDVMVNLQFTLVETLWKTFWRFSQSQAGDATLAVHDESEKRLPKSCLVLLCKYDPVLRWSRDCDNSLYQGLVEILIPDVLRPIPSALTQAIRNFAKSLESWLTNAMMNIPEEMVRIKVTSANAFAQTLRRYTSLNHLAQAARAVLQNTAQINQMLSDLNRVDFANVQEQASWVCRCEDRVVQRLEQDFKLTLQQQNSLEQWAAWLDGVVSQVLKPYQHSPAFPKAAKLFLLKWSFYSSMVIRDLTLRSAASFGSFHLIRLLYDEYMYYLIEHRVAQAKGETPIAVMGEFASLGRGLSQLDPDKEEEEEEEEESDEEGQELSLPSDGAVLGEESLEPPAKLARTDQRVLFTTGSADN from the exons ATGGCCACCTCAGGCTACGTAGGTGAGATCCAGCCAGCAGCCCAACCCCAGGGGGCTGCTGTTACTGTCACACCGGGGCAAACTGATGCCAGCTCCACCCCTCCAACTGCCCCACAGTTTCTGGCTGAGATTCAGACTACAGTGGTCACTCCCACTGTTGTCACAGCCACAGGCCAAACTACTCCCACTGATCAAGCCACATCTATCACTGCTCAGAAGCCTGCAGCTGGTAGTCAAGCTCAGTCCACAGCACAGACTCAGCCAGCTCAGACACAGTATGTGACTGCAGAGATCCAGGGCTCCCCCACGCAGTCTGGAAATGCTCAAAGCACTCCTCAGTATATCGTTGTCACAGTCACAG AGGGCTCCCTTCACTCAAGTGACAGTGTATCGGACTCTAGCCCCCCTCCAGCTGTGGTGCAGACAGGGGTTCCCACACAGGTTGTTCAGCAGGTACAGACAGCTCAACAG CAGAGGTCTGTGGTTCAGGCCACCTCTCAGATAGCCAAGACTGAGCCAGGCACCCAGCTCAGTGTCACCAGTCTACAGCCTGTTCATATCAGCCCAGAG gtccagcagcagctcacctcAGTGCCAGTGCAACATGTGTACACCAATCAAGTGCAGTATGTGGAAGGAGCGGACACCAACTACACCACCAGCACCAT TCGTTCCAGCACCTTCCCTTACACTGACACACCGCTGTACACCCAGACCACAGCTACCCAGTACTATGAAGGTCAGCCAACCTCAGGCTCACAGGCCTCCACCCCTGGCACACCTCTAACCGTCTCAGTGACTGCTGGCACAACAGGGGGTGTGTCCATGTTTGTGGCCCAGCCCACCAGTGCAGCAGGGGGAGGGGCCACTGTAGTGACCACAGGTGGCACCACCAATGGGGCAGGGGAAGGGGCAGGCACCaacggtggcgcagcaggcagCTATGTGATCCAGGGGGGTTACATGCTGGGCGGCAGCAGTGGAGGGGCCGCTGGCAACAGTCAGAACTACTCACACACCGCCCGCGCCTCTCCAGCCACTGTGAGTATTACAGAGGGCGAGGAGAGTAGCGTGCCGTCGGCAGACAAGAAG TGGTTGCTGGACAACTATGAGACAGCTGAAGGAGTGAGTCTGCCACGTTCCACCCTCTACTGCCACTATCTGCTGCACTGCCAGGAGCAAAAGCTAGAGCCTGTCAATGCTGCCTCTTTCGGGAAGCTCATTCGATCTGTGTTCATGGGGCTGCGCACGCGACGCCTTGGCACACG GGGTAACTCTAAATATCACTACTACGGGCTGAGGATAAAGGCAGGCTCTTCTCTTCTCCGTCTGATGGAAGACCAACAACATCTGGCCATGAGGCAGCAGCCCTTCTCACAGAAACAGAG GTTGAAGCCTGTGCATAAAGTAGAGGGGATGACCAATGGCACAGCAGCAGGTGcaggccagcagcagcaacagcaacagggGTCAGGGCAGGTAGACATCAGCACCCAGGTTCAGCAGTACCAGCAGTTCCTAG ATGCATCCAGAGCTCTCCCAGAGTTCCCAGACATCGACCTCCAGGGAAAGTCTCTACCAGAAGGCATTGAGCTGGAGCACATAAagagctttcagctgctgtaCAGAGAACACTGTGAG GCTATACTAGATGTGATGGTCAACCTGCAGTTTACCTTGGTAGAGACTCTGTGGAAGACCTTCTGGAGGTTCAgccagagtcaggctggagATGCCACATTGGCCGT TCATGACGAGTCAGAGAAGCGTCTCCCTAAGTCCTGCCTGGTGTTGCTGTGCAAGTATGACCCAGTGCTGCGCTGGAGCCGCGACTGTGACAACAGCCTGTATCAGGGCCTGGTGGAGATCCTCATCCCTGATGTCCTCAGGCCCATCCCCA GTGCCTTAACACAAGCCATCCGCAACTTTGCCAAGAGCCTGGAAAGCTGGCTGACCAATGCCATGATGAACATCCCTGAGGAAATGGTCCGCATCAAG GTAACGTCAGCCAATGCATTTGCCCAGACACTACGTCGCTACACCAGTCTGAACCATCTCGCCCAGGCAGCCCGTGCTGTCCTCCAGAACACAGCCCAGATCAACCAGATGCTCTCCGATCTTAACCGTGTTGACTTTGCTAACGTCCAG GAGCAGGCCTCGTGGGTGTGCCGCTGTGAGGACCGCGTCGTCCAGCGGCTGGAGCAGGACTTCAAGCTGaccctccagcagcagaactCCCTGGAGCAGTGGGCTGCGTGGCTGGATGGTGTGGTGTCCCAGGTCCTAAAGCCATACCAGCACAGCCCCGCCTTTCCTAAGGCTGCTAAGCTCTTCCTGCTCAAGTGGTCCTTTTACAG TTCCATGGTGATCAGGGACCTGACCCTGAGGAGTGCAGCCAGTTTTGGTTCCTTTCACCTGATCCGCCTGCTGTACGATGAGTACATGTACTACCTGATAGAGCACAGAGTGGCCCAGGCTAAAGGAGAGACCCCCATTGCTGTCATGGGAGAG TTTGCCAGTTTAGGCCGAGGTCTAAGCCAGCTGGATCCTGACAAAG aggaggaagaggaagaggaggaggagagcgatgAGGAAGGACAGGAGCTATCCCTTCCCTCAGATGGGGCCGTGCTGGGAGAGGAGTCTCTGGAGCCACCTGCTAAGCTGGCCAGAACGGACCAGAGAGTCCTCTTCACAACGGGATCAGCTGACAACTAA
- the rfx1a gene encoding MHC class II regulatory factor RFX1a isoform X4 — MATSGYVGEIQPAAQPQGAAVTVTPGQTDASSTPPTAPQFLAEIQTTVVTPTVVTATGQTTPTDQATSITAQKPAAGSQAQSTAQTQPAQTQYVTAEIQGSPTQSGNAQSTPQYIVVTVTEGSLHSSDSVSDSSPPPAVVQTGVPTQVVQQVQTAQQQRSVVQATSQIAKTEPGTQLSVTSLQPVHISPEVQQQLTSVPVQHVYTNQVQYVEGADTNYTTSTIRSSTFPYTDTPLYTQTTATQYYEGQPTSGSQASTPGTPLTVSVTAGTTGGVSMFVAQPTSAAGGGATVVTTGGTTNGAGEGAGTNGGAAGSYVIQGGYMLGGSSGGAAGNSQNYSHTARASPATVQWLLDNYETAEGVSLPRSTLYCHYLLHCQEQKLEPVNAASFGKLIRSVFMGLRTRRLGTRGNSKYHYYGLRIKAGSSLLRLMEDQQHLAMRQQPFSQKQRLKPVHKVEGMTNGTAAGAGQQQQQQQGSGQVDISTQVQQYQQFLDASRALPEFPDIDLQGKSLPEGIELEHIKSFQLLYREHCEAILDVMVNLQFTLVETLWKTFWRFSQSQAGDATLAVHDESEKRLPKSCLVLLCKYDPVLRWSRDCDNSLYQGLVEILIPDVLRPIPSALTQAIRNFAKSLESWLTNAMMNIPEEMVRIKVTSANAFAQTLRRYTSLNHLAQAARAVLQNTAQINQMLSDLNRVDFANVQEQASWVCRCEDRVVQRLEQDFKLTLQQQNSLEQWAAWLDGVVSQVLKPYQHSPAFPKAAKLFLLKWSFYSSMVIRDLTLRSAASFGSFHLIRLLYDEYMYYLIEHRVAQAKGETPIAVMGEFASLGRGLSQLDPDKEEEEEEEEESDEEGQELSLPSDGAVLGEESLEPPAKLARTDQRVLFTTGSADN, encoded by the exons ATGGCCACCTCAGGCTACGTAGGTGAGATCCAGCCAGCAGCCCAACCCCAGGGGGCTGCTGTTACTGTCACACCGGGGCAAACTGATGCCAGCTCCACCCCTCCAACTGCCCCACAGTTTCTGGCTGAGATTCAGACTACAGTGGTCACTCCCACTGTTGTCACAGCCACAGGCCAAACTACTCCCACTGATCAAGCCACATCTATCACTGCTCAGAAGCCTGCAGCTGGTAGTCAAGCTCAGTCCACAGCACAGACTCAGCCAGCTCAGACACAGTATGTGACTGCAGAGATCCAGGGCTCCCCCACGCAGTCTGGAAATGCTCAAAGCACTCCTCAGTATATCGTTGTCACAGTCACAG AGGGCTCCCTTCACTCAAGTGACAGTGTATCGGACTCTAGCCCCCCTCCAGCTGTGGTGCAGACAGGGGTTCCCACACAGGTTGTTCAGCAGGTACAGACAGCTCAACAG CAGAGGTCTGTGGTTCAGGCCACCTCTCAGATAGCCAAGACTGAGCCAGGCACCCAGCTCAGTGTCACCAGTCTACAGCCTGTTCATATCAGCCCAGAG gtccagcagcagctcacctcAGTGCCAGTGCAACATGTGTACACCAATCAAGTGCAGTATGTGGAAGGAGCGGACACCAACTACACCACCAGCACCAT TCGTTCCAGCACCTTCCCTTACACTGACACACCGCTGTACACCCAGACCACAGCTACCCAGTACTATGAAGGTCAGCCAACCTCAGGCTCACAGGCCTCCACCCCTGGCACACCTCTAACCGTCTCAGTGACTGCTGGCACAACAGGGGGTGTGTCCATGTTTGTGGCCCAGCCCACCAGTGCAGCAGGGGGAGGGGCCACTGTAGTGACCACAGGTGGCACCACCAATGGGGCAGGGGAAGGGGCAGGCACCaacggtggcgcagcaggcagCTATGTGATCCAGGGGGGTTACATGCTGGGCGGCAGCAGTGGAGGGGCCGCTGGCAACAGTCAGAACTACTCACACACCGCCCGCGCCTCTCCAGCCACT GTACAGTGGTTGCTGGACAACTATGAGACAGCTGAAGGAGTGAGTCTGCCACGTTCCACCCTCTACTGCCACTATCTGCTGCACTGCCAGGAGCAAAAGCTAGAGCCTGTCAATGCTGCCTCTTTCGGGAAGCTCATTCGATCTGTGTTCATGGGGCTGCGCACGCGACGCCTTGGCACACG GGGTAACTCTAAATATCACTACTACGGGCTGAGGATAAAGGCAGGCTCTTCTCTTCTCCGTCTGATGGAAGACCAACAACATCTGGCCATGAGGCAGCAGCCCTTCTCACAGAAACAGAG GTTGAAGCCTGTGCATAAAGTAGAGGGGATGACCAATGGCACAGCAGCAGGTGcaggccagcagcagcaacagcaacagggGTCAGGGCAGGTAGACATCAGCACCCAGGTTCAGCAGTACCAGCAGTTCCTAG ATGCATCCAGAGCTCTCCCAGAGTTCCCAGACATCGACCTCCAGGGAAAGTCTCTACCAGAAGGCATTGAGCTGGAGCACATAAagagctttcagctgctgtaCAGAGAACACTGTGAG GCTATACTAGATGTGATGGTCAACCTGCAGTTTACCTTGGTAGAGACTCTGTGGAAGACCTTCTGGAGGTTCAgccagagtcaggctggagATGCCACATTGGCCGT TCATGACGAGTCAGAGAAGCGTCTCCCTAAGTCCTGCCTGGTGTTGCTGTGCAAGTATGACCCAGTGCTGCGCTGGAGCCGCGACTGTGACAACAGCCTGTATCAGGGCCTGGTGGAGATCCTCATCCCTGATGTCCTCAGGCCCATCCCCA GTGCCTTAACACAAGCCATCCGCAACTTTGCCAAGAGCCTGGAAAGCTGGCTGACCAATGCCATGATGAACATCCCTGAGGAAATGGTCCGCATCAAG GTAACGTCAGCCAATGCATTTGCCCAGACACTACGTCGCTACACCAGTCTGAACCATCTCGCCCAGGCAGCCCGTGCTGTCCTCCAGAACACAGCCCAGATCAACCAGATGCTCTCCGATCTTAACCGTGTTGACTTTGCTAACGTCCAG GAGCAGGCCTCGTGGGTGTGCCGCTGTGAGGACCGCGTCGTCCAGCGGCTGGAGCAGGACTTCAAGCTGaccctccagcagcagaactCCCTGGAGCAGTGGGCTGCGTGGCTGGATGGTGTGGTGTCCCAGGTCCTAAAGCCATACCAGCACAGCCCCGCCTTTCCTAAGGCTGCTAAGCTCTTCCTGCTCAAGTGGTCCTTTTACAG TTCCATGGTGATCAGGGACCTGACCCTGAGGAGTGCAGCCAGTTTTGGTTCCTTTCACCTGATCCGCCTGCTGTACGATGAGTACATGTACTACCTGATAGAGCACAGAGTGGCCCAGGCTAAAGGAGAGACCCCCATTGCTGTCATGGGAGAG TTTGCCAGTTTAGGCCGAGGTCTAAGCCAGCTGGATCCTGACAAAG aggaggaagaggaagaggaggaggagagcgatgAGGAAGGACAGGAGCTATCCCTTCCCTCAGATGGGGCCGTGCTGGGAGAGGAGTCTCTGGAGCCACCTGCTAAGCTGGCCAGAACGGACCAGAGAGTCCTCTTCACAACGGGATCAGCTGACAACTAA
- the rfx1a gene encoding MHC class II regulatory factor RFX1a isoform X6 codes for MATSGYVGEIQPAAQPQGAAVTVTPGQTDASSTPPTAPQFLAEIQTTVVTPTVVTATGQTTPTDQATSITAQKPAAGSQAQSTAQTQPAQTQYVTAEIQGSPTQSGNAQSTPQYIVVTVTEGSLHSSDSVSDSSPPPAVVQTGVPTQVVQQVQTAQQQRSVVQATSQIAKTEPGTQLSVTSLQPVHISPEVQQQLTSVPVQHVYTNQVQYVEGADTNYTTSTIRSSTFPYTDTPLYTQTTATQYYEGQPTSGSQASTPGTPLTVSVTAGTTGGVSMFVAQPTSAAGGGATVVTTGGTTNGAGEGAGTNGGAAGSYVIQGGYMLGGSSGGAAGNSQNYSHTARASPATWLLDNYETAEGVSLPRSTLYCHYLLHCQEQKLEPVNAASFGKLIRSVFMGLRTRRLGTRGNSKYHYYGLRIKAGSSLLRLMEDQQHLAMRQQPFSQKQRLKPVHKVEGMTNGTAAGAGQQQQQQQGSGQVDISTQVQQYQQFLDASRALPEFPDIDLQGKSLPEGIELEHIKSFQLLYREHCEAILDVMVNLQFTLVETLWKTFWRFSQSQAGDATLAVHDESEKRLPKSCLVLLCKYDPVLRWSRDCDNSLYQGLVEILIPDVLRPIPSALTQAIRNFAKSLESWLTNAMMNIPEEMVRIKVTSANAFAQTLRRYTSLNHLAQAARAVLQNTAQINQMLSDLNRVDFANVQEQASWVCRCEDRVVQRLEQDFKLTLQQQNSLEQWAAWLDGVVSQVLKPYQHSPAFPKAAKLFLLKWSFYSSMVIRDLTLRSAASFGSFHLIRLLYDEYMYYLIEHRVAQAKGETPIAVMGEFASLGRGLSQLDPDKEEEEEEEEESDEEGQELSLPSDGAVLGEESLEPPAKLARTDQRVLFTTGSADN; via the exons ATGGCCACCTCAGGCTACGTAGGTGAGATCCAGCCAGCAGCCCAACCCCAGGGGGCTGCTGTTACTGTCACACCGGGGCAAACTGATGCCAGCTCCACCCCTCCAACTGCCCCACAGTTTCTGGCTGAGATTCAGACTACAGTGGTCACTCCCACTGTTGTCACAGCCACAGGCCAAACTACTCCCACTGATCAAGCCACATCTATCACTGCTCAGAAGCCTGCAGCTGGTAGTCAAGCTCAGTCCACAGCACAGACTCAGCCAGCTCAGACACAGTATGTGACTGCAGAGATCCAGGGCTCCCCCACGCAGTCTGGAAATGCTCAAAGCACTCCTCAGTATATCGTTGTCACAGTCACAG AGGGCTCCCTTCACTCAAGTGACAGTGTATCGGACTCTAGCCCCCCTCCAGCTGTGGTGCAGACAGGGGTTCCCACACAGGTTGTTCAGCAGGTACAGACAGCTCAACAG CAGAGGTCTGTGGTTCAGGCCACCTCTCAGATAGCCAAGACTGAGCCAGGCACCCAGCTCAGTGTCACCAGTCTACAGCCTGTTCATATCAGCCCAGAG gtccagcagcagctcacctcAGTGCCAGTGCAACATGTGTACACCAATCAAGTGCAGTATGTGGAAGGAGCGGACACCAACTACACCACCAGCACCAT TCGTTCCAGCACCTTCCCTTACACTGACACACCGCTGTACACCCAGACCACAGCTACCCAGTACTATGAAGGTCAGCCAACCTCAGGCTCACAGGCCTCCACCCCTGGCACACCTCTAACCGTCTCAGTGACTGCTGGCACAACAGGGGGTGTGTCCATGTTTGTGGCCCAGCCCACCAGTGCAGCAGGGGGAGGGGCCACTGTAGTGACCACAGGTGGCACCACCAATGGGGCAGGGGAAGGGGCAGGCACCaacggtggcgcagcaggcagCTATGTGATCCAGGGGGGTTACATGCTGGGCGGCAGCAGTGGAGGGGCCGCTGGCAACAGTCAGAACTACTCACACACCGCCCGCGCCTCTCCAGCCACT TGGTTGCTGGACAACTATGAGACAGCTGAAGGAGTGAGTCTGCCACGTTCCACCCTCTACTGCCACTATCTGCTGCACTGCCAGGAGCAAAAGCTAGAGCCTGTCAATGCTGCCTCTTTCGGGAAGCTCATTCGATCTGTGTTCATGGGGCTGCGCACGCGACGCCTTGGCACACG GGGTAACTCTAAATATCACTACTACGGGCTGAGGATAAAGGCAGGCTCTTCTCTTCTCCGTCTGATGGAAGACCAACAACATCTGGCCATGAGGCAGCAGCCCTTCTCACAGAAACAGAG GTTGAAGCCTGTGCATAAAGTAGAGGGGATGACCAATGGCACAGCAGCAGGTGcaggccagcagcagcaacagcaacagggGTCAGGGCAGGTAGACATCAGCACCCAGGTTCAGCAGTACCAGCAGTTCCTAG ATGCATCCAGAGCTCTCCCAGAGTTCCCAGACATCGACCTCCAGGGAAAGTCTCTACCAGAAGGCATTGAGCTGGAGCACATAAagagctttcagctgctgtaCAGAGAACACTGTGAG GCTATACTAGATGTGATGGTCAACCTGCAGTTTACCTTGGTAGAGACTCTGTGGAAGACCTTCTGGAGGTTCAgccagagtcaggctggagATGCCACATTGGCCGT TCATGACGAGTCAGAGAAGCGTCTCCCTAAGTCCTGCCTGGTGTTGCTGTGCAAGTATGACCCAGTGCTGCGCTGGAGCCGCGACTGTGACAACAGCCTGTATCAGGGCCTGGTGGAGATCCTCATCCCTGATGTCCTCAGGCCCATCCCCA GTGCCTTAACACAAGCCATCCGCAACTTTGCCAAGAGCCTGGAAAGCTGGCTGACCAATGCCATGATGAACATCCCTGAGGAAATGGTCCGCATCAAG GTAACGTCAGCCAATGCATTTGCCCAGACACTACGTCGCTACACCAGTCTGAACCATCTCGCCCAGGCAGCCCGTGCTGTCCTCCAGAACACAGCCCAGATCAACCAGATGCTCTCCGATCTTAACCGTGTTGACTTTGCTAACGTCCAG GAGCAGGCCTCGTGGGTGTGCCGCTGTGAGGACCGCGTCGTCCAGCGGCTGGAGCAGGACTTCAAGCTGaccctccagcagcagaactCCCTGGAGCAGTGGGCTGCGTGGCTGGATGGTGTGGTGTCCCAGGTCCTAAAGCCATACCAGCACAGCCCCGCCTTTCCTAAGGCTGCTAAGCTCTTCCTGCTCAAGTGGTCCTTTTACAG TTCCATGGTGATCAGGGACCTGACCCTGAGGAGTGCAGCCAGTTTTGGTTCCTTTCACCTGATCCGCCTGCTGTACGATGAGTACATGTACTACCTGATAGAGCACAGAGTGGCCCAGGCTAAAGGAGAGACCCCCATTGCTGTCATGGGAGAG TTTGCCAGTTTAGGCCGAGGTCTAAGCCAGCTGGATCCTGACAAAG aggaggaagaggaagaggaggaggagagcgatgAGGAAGGACAGGAGCTATCCCTTCCCTCAGATGGGGCCGTGCTGGGAGAGGAGTCTCTGGAGCCACCTGCTAAGCTGGCCAGAACGGACCAGAGAGTCCTCTTCACAACGGGATCAGCTGACAACTAA
- the rfx1a gene encoding MHC class II regulatory factor RFX1a isoform X2, whose product MATSGYVGEIQPAAQPQGAAVTVTPGQTDASSTPPTAPQFLAEIQTTVVTPTVVTATGQTTPTDQATSITAQKPAAGSQAQSTAQTQPAQTQYVTAEIQGSPTQSGNAQSTPQYIVVTVTEGSLHSSDSVSDSSPPPAVVQTGVPTQVVQQVQTAQQRSVVQATSQIAKTEPGTQLSVTSLQPVHISPEVQQQLTSVPVQHVYTNQVQYVEGADTNYTTSTIRSSTFPYTDTPLYTQTTATQYYEGQPTSGSQASTPGTPLTVSVTAGTTGGVSMFVAQPTSAAGGGATVVTTGGTTNGAGEGAGTNGGAAGSYVIQGGYMLGGSSGGAAGNSQNYSHTARASPATVSITEGEESSVPSADKKVQWLLDNYETAEGVSLPRSTLYCHYLLHCQEQKLEPVNAASFGKLIRSVFMGLRTRRLGTRGNSKYHYYGLRIKAGSSLLRLMEDQQHLAMRQQPFSQKQRLKPVHKVEGMTNGTAAGAGQQQQQQQGSGQVDISTQVQQYQQFLDASRALPEFPDIDLQGKSLPEGIELEHIKSFQLLYREHCEAILDVMVNLQFTLVETLWKTFWRFSQSQAGDATLAVHDESEKRLPKSCLVLLCKYDPVLRWSRDCDNSLYQGLVEILIPDVLRPIPSALTQAIRNFAKSLESWLTNAMMNIPEEMVRIKVTSANAFAQTLRRYTSLNHLAQAARAVLQNTAQINQMLSDLNRVDFANVQEQASWVCRCEDRVVQRLEQDFKLTLQQQNSLEQWAAWLDGVVSQVLKPYQHSPAFPKAAKLFLLKWSFYSSMVIRDLTLRSAASFGSFHLIRLLYDEYMYYLIEHRVAQAKGETPIAVMGEFASLGRGLSQLDPDKEEEEEEEEESDEEGQELSLPSDGAVLGEESLEPPAKLARTDQRVLFTTGSADN is encoded by the exons ATGGCCACCTCAGGCTACGTAGGTGAGATCCAGCCAGCAGCCCAACCCCAGGGGGCTGCTGTTACTGTCACACCGGGGCAAACTGATGCCAGCTCCACCCCTCCAACTGCCCCACAGTTTCTGGCTGAGATTCAGACTACAGTGGTCACTCCCACTGTTGTCACAGCCACAGGCCAAACTACTCCCACTGATCAAGCCACATCTATCACTGCTCAGAAGCCTGCAGCTGGTAGTCAAGCTCAGTCCACAGCACAGACTCAGCCAGCTCAGACACAGTATGTGACTGCAGAGATCCAGGGCTCCCCCACGCAGTCTGGAAATGCTCAAAGCACTCCTCAGTATATCGTTGTCACAGTCACAG AGGGCTCCCTTCACTCAAGTGACAGTGTATCGGACTCTAGCCCCCCTCCAGCTGTGGTGCAGACAGGGGTTCCCACACAGGTTGTTCAGCAGGTACAGACAGCTCAACAG AGGTCTGTGGTTCAGGCCACCTCTCAGATAGCCAAGACTGAGCCAGGCACCCAGCTCAGTGTCACCAGTCTACAGCCTGTTCATATCAGCCCAGAG gtccagcagcagctcacctcAGTGCCAGTGCAACATGTGTACACCAATCAAGTGCAGTATGTGGAAGGAGCGGACACCAACTACACCACCAGCACCAT TCGTTCCAGCACCTTCCCTTACACTGACACACCGCTGTACACCCAGACCACAGCTACCCAGTACTATGAAGGTCAGCCAACCTCAGGCTCACAGGCCTCCACCCCTGGCACACCTCTAACCGTCTCAGTGACTGCTGGCACAACAGGGGGTGTGTCCATGTTTGTGGCCCAGCCCACCAGTGCAGCAGGGGGAGGGGCCACTGTAGTGACCACAGGTGGCACCACCAATGGGGCAGGGGAAGGGGCAGGCACCaacggtggcgcagcaggcagCTATGTGATCCAGGGGGGTTACATGCTGGGCGGCAGCAGTGGAGGGGCCGCTGGCAACAGTCAGAACTACTCACACACCGCCCGCGCCTCTCCAGCCACTGTGAGTATTACAGAGGGCGAGGAGAGTAGCGTGCCGTCGGCAGACAAGAAG GTACAGTGGTTGCTGGACAACTATGAGACAGCTGAAGGAGTGAGTCTGCCACGTTCCACCCTCTACTGCCACTATCTGCTGCACTGCCAGGAGCAAAAGCTAGAGCCTGTCAATGCTGCCTCTTTCGGGAAGCTCATTCGATCTGTGTTCATGGGGCTGCGCACGCGACGCCTTGGCACACG GGGTAACTCTAAATATCACTACTACGGGCTGAGGATAAAGGCAGGCTCTTCTCTTCTCCGTCTGATGGAAGACCAACAACATCTGGCCATGAGGCAGCAGCCCTTCTCACAGAAACAGAG GTTGAAGCCTGTGCATAAAGTAGAGGGGATGACCAATGGCACAGCAGCAGGTGcaggccagcagcagcaacagcaacagggGTCAGGGCAGGTAGACATCAGCACCCAGGTTCAGCAGTACCAGCAGTTCCTAG ATGCATCCAGAGCTCTCCCAGAGTTCCCAGACATCGACCTCCAGGGAAAGTCTCTACCAGAAGGCATTGAGCTGGAGCACATAAagagctttcagctgctgtaCAGAGAACACTGTGAG GCTATACTAGATGTGATGGTCAACCTGCAGTTTACCTTGGTAGAGACTCTGTGGAAGACCTTCTGGAGGTTCAgccagagtcaggctggagATGCCACATTGGCCGT TCATGACGAGTCAGAGAAGCGTCTCCCTAAGTCCTGCCTGGTGTTGCTGTGCAAGTATGACCCAGTGCTGCGCTGGAGCCGCGACTGTGACAACAGCCTGTATCAGGGCCTGGTGGAGATCCTCATCCCTGATGTCCTCAGGCCCATCCCCA GTGCCTTAACACAAGCCATCCGCAACTTTGCCAAGAGCCTGGAAAGCTGGCTGACCAATGCCATGATGAACATCCCTGAGGAAATGGTCCGCATCAAG GTAACGTCAGCCAATGCATTTGCCCAGACACTACGTCGCTACACCAGTCTGAACCATCTCGCCCAGGCAGCCCGTGCTGTCCTCCAGAACACAGCCCAGATCAACCAGATGCTCTCCGATCTTAACCGTGTTGACTTTGCTAACGTCCAG GAGCAGGCCTCGTGGGTGTGCCGCTGTGAGGACCGCGTCGTCCAGCGGCTGGAGCAGGACTTCAAGCTGaccctccagcagcagaactCCCTGGAGCAGTGGGCTGCGTGGCTGGATGGTGTGGTGTCCCAGGTCCTAAAGCCATACCAGCACAGCCCCGCCTTTCCTAAGGCTGCTAAGCTCTTCCTGCTCAAGTGGTCCTTTTACAG TTCCATGGTGATCAGGGACCTGACCCTGAGGAGTGCAGCCAGTTTTGGTTCCTTTCACCTGATCCGCCTGCTGTACGATGAGTACATGTACTACCTGATAGAGCACAGAGTGGCCCAGGCTAAAGGAGAGACCCCCATTGCTGTCATGGGAGAG TTTGCCAGTTTAGGCCGAGGTCTAAGCCAGCTGGATCCTGACAAAG aggaggaagaggaagaggaggaggagagcgatgAGGAAGGACAGGAGCTATCCCTTCCCTCAGATGGGGCCGTGCTGGGAGAGGAGTCTCTGGAGCCACCTGCTAAGCTGGCCAGAACGGACCAGAGAGTCCTCTTCACAACGGGATCAGCTGACAACTAA